In Chryseobacterium camelliae, one DNA window encodes the following:
- a CDS encoding GumC family protein — translation MDQKDTKEVSFKELINPYLKNWKYFVGTVFLLLIIALYIIKSTPPIYKIQTSVLIKDAKKMSSASGDFGILQTLGGFSGMGTNSIENELGVFDSKTIVEDVLKQHNFQTPIYTKQTFNDLELYGKTSPYIINIIQEKKDVDLPKKPINIKIRGNDVVLSSVEWKKDVVTAFNKTISLPFALIMISKNPDFQAPYKAKMSDIYFNYNTFEDTVDDFQKSLNVELLDKDGTIINLSVDFENKEKAKDFLNGLVRQYNVYAINDKNIESKKTKDFIDKRILLISNELGDVETQKEGFKSNNNIVDLPTEAKINLQLKEQSKAQLLEIGTQIELTKILRSSLDRKGTEDVLPLNIGLDNEAAGKAIQEYNTLVLQRNKYLQDATPDNPIVKSANRQIQEMKTSLAESLQKNAVSLEFAKKKVESQLGGSEQMIGKIPKQEKLFRSIERQQQIKESLYLLLLQKREEAAISMEITAEKARVIDKAFVFKKPVAPKKIIILGVFFALGIFIPFLFIYFKKLLQSTIINRGDLTKVTTLPVIAEIPKLKNKHHTLVSFNDISPMAEAFRILVTNLRFLLPLGEGPHIILVTSSVKGEGKTFVSTNLSTVLASARDKVLVVGADIRNPQLQRYNTSMKTAKGLTEFLSGEDITLSEVIHPSSYNDNCDFIYSGSIPPNPTDLLQNGKLDELLTLIKGLGKYKYIVLDTAPLLLVTDSFLISDKSDVVVFVTRSEVTERGYIEFLNNSVQDKKLKNVGIVLNDVSESNFGYGNKYGYGYQAEEKKWWQKFYR, via the coding sequence ATGGATCAAAAAGATACAAAAGAAGTCAGTTTTAAAGAACTTATAAATCCTTATCTAAAGAATTGGAAATATTTTGTCGGGACAGTTTTTTTATTGTTGATCATAGCATTATACATTATAAAGTCTACGCCCCCTATATATAAAATACAAACATCTGTACTTATTAAAGATGCAAAGAAAATGTCATCAGCATCTGGTGATTTTGGAATTCTTCAGACTTTAGGAGGTTTCAGTGGAATGGGAACTAACAGTATCGAAAATGAATTGGGTGTTTTTGATTCTAAAACAATTGTAGAAGATGTATTGAAACAGCATAATTTTCAAACTCCTATTTACACAAAACAAACATTCAATGATTTGGAACTATATGGTAAGACCAGCCCATACATTATCAATATCATTCAGGAGAAAAAAGATGTAGACCTGCCTAAAAAGCCTATTAATATCAAAATCAGAGGCAATGATGTCGTGCTTTCTTCCGTAGAATGGAAAAAAGATGTAGTTACAGCATTTAATAAAACGATTAGTCTACCGTTTGCTTTGATCATGATCAGTAAAAATCCGGATTTTCAAGCGCCATACAAAGCTAAAATGTCTGATATTTATTTTAATTACAATACTTTTGAAGACACTGTTGATGATTTTCAGAAATCATTAAATGTAGAGTTATTAGATAAAGATGGTACTATCATCAACCTTTCAGTAGACTTTGAAAATAAAGAAAAAGCAAAAGATTTTCTCAATGGATTGGTAAGGCAGTATAATGTATATGCTATTAATGATAAAAATATAGAATCGAAAAAGACGAAAGATTTTATTGATAAAAGAATCTTACTTATTTCTAATGAGTTAGGAGATGTTGAAACTCAAAAAGAAGGATTCAAATCAAATAATAATATCGTTGATCTTCCTACAGAAGCTAAGATCAATCTGCAACTTAAAGAACAGAGTAAAGCACAATTATTAGAAATAGGTACCCAAATAGAGTTGACCAAAATACTTCGAAGTTCATTAGACAGAAAAGGGACAGAAGATGTACTTCCGCTTAATATAGGTTTGGATAATGAGGCCGCAGGAAAAGCTATACAGGAATATAATACACTGGTTTTGCAAAGAAATAAATATCTGCAGGATGCTACCCCGGATAACCCAATAGTAAAATCGGCCAATCGGCAAATTCAGGAAATGAAAACTTCTTTGGCAGAATCCTTACAAAAAAATGCAGTTTCGTTAGAATTTGCTAAGAAAAAGGTAGAAAGTCAATTAGGCGGTTCTGAACAGATGATCGGAAAAATACCAAAACAGGAAAAATTATTTAGAAGTATTGAAAGGCAACAGCAGATTAAGGAAAGTCTCTATCTGCTACTTTTACAAAAAAGGGAAGAAGCTGCAATAAGCATGGAAATTACCGCTGAAAAAGCAAGAGTTATTGATAAGGCATTTGTATTTAAAAAGCCTGTTGCTCCGAAGAAAATAATCATTTTAGGCGTATTCTTTGCTTTGGGTATTTTTATTCCTTTCCTGTTCATTTATTTTAAAAAATTACTGCAAAGCACCATTATTAATAGGGGGGATCTTACGAAAGTTACTACATTGCCAGTGATTGCTGAAATTCCTAAGCTTAAAAATAAACATCATACGCTTGTAAGTTTTAATGATATCTCTCCTATGGCAGAGGCATTCCGGATTTTAGTAACTAATCTGAGATTTTTACTGCCCTTAGGAGAGGGGCCTCATATTATTTTGGTTACATCATCTGTAAAGGGGGAAGGAAAAACATTTGTATCCACTAATTTATCCACTGTACTGGCGTCTGCTCGCGATAAAGTACTAGTAGTGGGTGCTGATATAAGAAACCCTCAGTTACAGCGATATAATACTTCAATGAAAACGGCAAAAGGGCTTACAGAGTTTTTAAGTGGAGAAGATATTACTCTTAGTGAAGTAATTCATCCAAGCAGTTATAATGATAATTGTGATTTTATCTATTCAGGATCAATACCTCCAAACCCGACAGATCTTTTGCAAAACGGAAAGCTGGATGAATTATTAACACTTATTAAGGGACTGGGTAAGTATAAATATATAGTATTAGACACTGCTCCACTATTATTGGTAACCGACTCTTTCCTTATTTCTGATAAGAGCGATGTTGTGGTATTTGTTACAAGGTCTGAAGTGACAGAAAGAGGTTATATAGAATTTTTAAATAATTCTGTACAAGATAAAAAACTGAAGAATGTAGGCATCGTTTTAAATGATGTGTCGGAATCAAATTTCGGATACGGAAATAAGTACGGCTATGGGTATCAGGCTGAAGAAAAAAAATGGTGGCAGAAATTCTATAGATAG
- a CDS encoding sugar transferase gives MDYGIAGFSVVIFSPLLLILFLVASYDTGFPGIFIQKRIGKDAVPFTIYKFRTIHPLTSRKSNIGSWLRRSKLDELPQLFNILKGEMSLIGPRPDISGYYDQLQGENRLILQLKPGIISEAGMKYRNEDELLQQQQNPLQYNDEVLFPDKVRMNLQYYHQLSFKKDLSIILKTIHILLYNT, from the coding sequence ATGGATTATGGTATTGCAGGTTTTTCTGTAGTGATTTTTTCTCCTTTACTTTTGATTCTGTTTCTTGTTGCTTCTTATGATACGGGGTTTCCAGGTATTTTTATTCAAAAAAGGATAGGAAAAGATGCCGTTCCATTTACAATTTACAAATTCAGAACCATACATCCGCTTACTTCCCGAAAATCTAACATAGGATCGTGGTTAAGAAGATCTAAGCTCGATGAACTACCACAACTATTCAATATTCTTAAGGGAGAGATGTCATTGATAGGGCCCAGACCGGATATTTCCGGATATTATGATCAGTTACAGGGCGAAAATCGTTTGATTCTCCAGCTGAAGCCCGGTATTATTAGTGAAGCCGGAATGAAGTACCGAAATGAAGATGAATTGCTTCAGCAACAGCAAAATCCTCTACAATACAATGATGAAGTGCTTTTCCCGGATAAAGTTAGGATGAATCTGCAATATTATCATCAGCTCTCTTTTAAGAAAGATCTTTCTATAATTCTGAAAACAATTCACATATTACTATATAATACATAA
- a CDS encoding polysaccharide biosynthesis C-terminal domain-containing protein produces the protein MKKIGITGQNGFVGRHLYNTLGLYPEEFQRVDFQKEYFEQEHKLDQFVLQCDVIVHLAAINRHGNEQFIYETNIGLAQKLVDSLSRTGSKAHVMISSSTQEEKDNLYGKSKKEGRQILANWADENGAKMTGLIIPNVFGAFGKPFYNSFIATFSYQLTHGETPTIANDGEVKLIYVQELVEIIISEIRGGIGQVEYFVEPTAIKKVSEVLAFLNDYKTKYFDGGEIPVINNIFEHNLFNTYRSYIDYKNHFPVKFTQHTDPRGAFVEVIRLGIGGQCSFSTTVPGITRGNHYHTRKIERFAVIKGKALIQLRKIDSDEILDFYLDGSEPAYVDMPIWYTHSIQNIGEEELYTIFWINEAFNPENADTYFVEVKK, from the coding sequence AAGAATTTCAAAGAGTAGATTTCCAGAAAGAATATTTTGAACAAGAGCATAAATTAGATCAGTTTGTTTTACAATGTGATGTTATTGTACATTTAGCAGCAATAAACCGTCACGGAAATGAGCAATTCATATATGAAACCAACATAGGTCTGGCTCAGAAATTAGTTGATTCTTTAAGCAGAACAGGCTCAAAAGCTCATGTGATGATTTCTTCTTCTACTCAGGAAGAAAAAGATAATCTTTACGGAAAATCAAAAAAAGAGGGCAGACAGATTTTGGCAAATTGGGCAGATGAAAATGGTGCAAAAATGACGGGGCTAATTATACCTAATGTTTTCGGAGCATTTGGGAAGCCTTTTTACAACTCATTTATTGCAACTTTCAGTTATCAGCTAACGCATGGAGAAACACCAACGATTGCAAATGATGGTGAGGTTAAATTAATATATGTGCAGGAGCTGGTAGAAATCATCATCAGCGAAATAAGAGGAGGGATTGGCCAAGTTGAATATTTTGTTGAACCTACTGCCATTAAAAAAGTGTCTGAGGTTTTAGCATTCCTGAATGATTATAAGACTAAATATTTCGATGGCGGAGAAATTCCGGTAATCAATAATATCTTTGAGCATAATTTGTTCAATACTTACCGCTCTTATATTGACTATAAAAACCATTTTCCGGTAAAGTTTACACAACATACAGACCCTCGTGGAGCTTTTGTTGAAGTGATTCGTTTAGGGATTGGTGGACAATGCTCATTTTCTACAACCGTACCCGGAATCACCAGGGGTAATCATTATCATACTAGAAAAATTGAGCGTTTTGCTGTAATCAAAGGAAAAGCTTTAATTCAATTGAGAAAAATTGATTCAGATGAAATTCTTGATTTTTATCTTGATGGAAGTGAGCCGGCTTATGTTGACATGCCCATCTGGTATACTCATAGTATTCAAAATATAGGTGAAGAAGAATTATATACTATTTTTTGGATTAATGAAGCTTTTAATCCTGAAAATGCAGATACATATTTTGTAGAGGTTAAAAAATAA
- a CDS encoding flippase, translating into MKRVVSIKSNYALNVLRVGSGAAVGIITMPYLNRVLGAEHIGKVEYINTIINYFLLFTALGIPMYGIREISKTRYKPAEKARTLVELLLILGITTVISYCLLFGILYNLNYFASYRTIILILSSMIFLTNIGAEWYFQGMEDQLYITLRYVGVRILMVIFMFMYIKTPQDDHFYALCIVITSCGANILNFIILSKVIYKEKEDLKPLNIRKHIKPILMMFIATISVSIYMYIDYFLIGSIVGDKYVGYYSVANKLVRFIISFITIIGAVMLPRLSLLYNEDKEVYFKYLYKSFTFLLLASLPFTVYFLVFAKPIINLIAGTGFDASILTMRIISPLCIIVSIAYFMGFLILYPQNKEKIYTYATVISAIFSVGANFFAIKYYQHNGAAVIGVLSELIAIIIMFVFLRKEKMLPKDILSVNTYKIVLASLTMLLASVSIVFFFPEGMVFFLLSSFISWAIYLLMLVLLKEKETGRILHTLKFKLI; encoded by the coding sequence TTGAAAAGGGTAGTAAGTATAAAATCCAACTATGCACTCAATGTTTTGAGGGTAGGTTCAGGTGCAGCTGTTGGTATTATTACTATGCCTTATCTCAATAGGGTTTTAGGAGCAGAACATATCGGTAAAGTAGAATATATTAATACCATTATCAACTATTTTTTATTGTTTACGGCTTTGGGAATTCCAATGTATGGTATAAGGGAAATTTCAAAAACAAGATATAAACCTGCAGAAAAAGCAAGGACTTTAGTAGAATTACTACTGATACTTGGAATTACTACCGTCATATCTTATTGCTTGTTATTTGGTATACTATATAATTTGAATTATTTTGCCAGTTATAGGACGATTATTTTAATTTTAAGTTCTATGATATTTTTAACCAATATTGGGGCAGAATGGTACTTTCAGGGGATGGAAGATCAACTTTACATTACACTGCGTTATGTTGGTGTACGGATATTGATGGTCATATTCATGTTTATGTATATAAAAACCCCACAAGATGATCATTTTTATGCTTTGTGTATTGTTATTACCAGCTGTGGGGCAAATATTCTTAATTTTATTATACTTTCCAAAGTCATTTACAAAGAAAAAGAGGATTTAAAACCCTTAAATATAAGAAAGCATATTAAACCTATATTGATGATGTTTATTGCAACTATTTCTGTAAGCATCTATATGTATATAGATTATTTTCTTATCGGAAGCATTGTAGGGGATAAATATGTGGGATATTATTCTGTGGCTAACAAATTAGTACGGTTTATCATAAGTTTTATCACTATCATTGGTGCGGTTATGCTTCCGAGATTGTCGTTATTATATAACGAGGATAAGGAAGTATACTTCAAATACCTGTACAAAAGTTTTACTTTTTTGCTTCTGGCTTCTTTACCATTTACAGTATATTTTTTAGTTTTTGCAAAGCCTATCATCAATTTAATTGCGGGAACGGGGTTTGACGCTTCTATACTCACCATGAGGATCATATCACCTCTCTGTATTATTGTGAGTATAGCATATTTTATGGGGTTTCTGATTTTATATCCTCAAAATAAGGAAAAAATTTATACTTACGCTACTGTAATATCTGCCATATTCAGCGTAGGAGCCAATTTTTTTGCTATAAAGTATTATCAGCACAACGGGGCAGCAGTAATCGGAGTTTTATCTGAGTTGATAGCCATAATTATTATGTTTGTGTTTTTAAGAAAAGAAAAGATGCTTCCTAAAGATATATTGTCAGTTAATACTTATAAAATTGTTCTTGCCTCTCTTACCATGCTATTAGCTTCAGTCTCTATAGTCTTTTTTTTCCCGGAAGGAATGGTGTTTTTTTTACTTTCTTCATTTATTTCTTGGGCAATATATTTGTTAATGCTAGTGCTTTTAAAAGAGAAAGAAACGGGTCGTATTCTTCATACATTAAAGTTTAAATTAATTTAA
- a CDS encoding sugar transferase translates to MIRIFDFLFSFLGLLFLWPVLVILYIIGLFDTGSPIFVQERVGRYKKPFKLIKFRTMHVNTQSVATHLSSSSSVTKFGSFLRKSKLDELPQLINVLKGDMSLVGPRPNLFNQTELIAERDKRGVYNFLPGITGLAQVNEIDMSTPVELSEKDAEMLQNLTVSDYFRYIFATVSGKGSGDRIKK, encoded by the coding sequence ATGATCCGGATTTTCGATTTTCTATTTTCTTTTTTGGGCTTATTGTTTCTGTGGCCAGTATTAGTGATATTGTATATTATTGGCCTGTTCGATACAGGATCACCGATTTTTGTACAGGAAAGAGTAGGGCGCTATAAGAAGCCATTTAAGCTGATTAAATTCAGGACTATGCATGTCAATACTCAATCAGTGGCTACCCATCTTTCTAGCAGTTCGTCCGTGACGAAATTCGGAAGTTTTTTAAGAAAATCCAAATTAGATGAATTGCCTCAGTTGATCAACGTTCTGAAAGGAGACATGAGCCTTGTGGGGCCACGGCCTAATCTTTTTAACCAGACAGAGCTGATCGCAGAAAGGGACAAAAGAGGGGTGTATAATTTCCTTCCGGGGATTACAGGTCTTGCTCAGGTCAATGAAATTGACATGTCCACTCCGGTTGAGCTGTCAGAGAAAGATGCTGAAATGTTGCAGAATCTCACAGTGTCAGATTATTTCAGATACATTTTTGCCACAGTATCAGGAAAAGGGTCAGGAGACCGGATAAAAAAATAA
- a CDS encoding NAD-dependent epimerase/dehydratase family protein produces MKTTITGSSGFIGKNLSAFLTDKGHMIYPLSLRDQDWKKHINMDGDAIIHLAGKAHDTENASDPEEYFRVNTDLTIELFNEFLRSESRDFFYFSSVKAVADSVEGILDESISPSPLTPYGKSKLKAERYILDADVPAGKRVFIIRPCMVHGPGNKGNLNLLYKIVEKGLPWPLAAFENRRSFLSIDNLIFIIAGMLEHKNIPSGVYHLADDKSLSTNELIQTVNLALDKKPKLWRISKKVIENIARLGDRFRLPLNSERLKKLTESYVVSNLKIKSALGIEKLPLSPEEGLIKTIKSFRKEK; encoded by the coding sequence ATGAAAACAACTATTACAGGCTCTTCCGGCTTCATCGGCAAAAATCTTTCTGCCTTTCTCACCGATAAAGGGCACATGATTTATCCTTTGAGCCTGCGGGATCAAGACTGGAAGAAACATATAAATATGGATGGTGATGCAATAATCCATCTTGCCGGAAAAGCTCATGACACAGAAAATGCGTCTGATCCGGAAGAATATTTTAGAGTAAATACGGATCTTACCATAGAATTATTTAATGAGTTTTTAAGATCAGAAAGCAGAGACTTTTTCTATTTCTCATCTGTTAAGGCAGTAGCGGATAGTGTAGAGGGTATTTTGGATGAAAGCATAAGTCCGAGTCCGTTAACTCCTTACGGAAAATCAAAACTGAAAGCAGAACGATACATATTGGATGCTGATGTACCTGCCGGGAAAAGAGTTTTTATCATCCGTCCATGCATGGTACATGGGCCGGGCAATAAAGGTAACCTCAACTTATTGTATAAAATAGTTGAAAAAGGTCTTCCCTGGCCGCTGGCTGCATTCGAAAATCGCCGGTCATTTTTAAGTATTGATAATCTTATTTTTATAATTGCCGGGATGCTCGAACATAAGAATATTCCTTCCGGAGTTTATCATTTGGCTGACGATAAATCGCTGTCTACTAATGAATTAATTCAAACGGTGAATCTTGCTTTGGACAAAAAGCCAAAACTTTGGAGAATATCAAAAAAAGTAATTGAAAACATAGCACGTTTAGGCGATCGATTCAGGCTTCCGCTAAACTCTGAAAGATTGAAAAAGCTTACTGAATCCTACGTTGTTTCTAACCTAAAGATCAAATCAGCTTTGGGCATTGAAAAATTACCTTTGTCACCAGAAGAAGGACTTATCAAAACCATTAAAAGCTTTAGGAAAGAAAAGTAA
- a CDS encoding glycosyltransferase family 4 protein: MNILIITQYFYPENFKSNDLAFELKNRGHNVTVLTGIPNYPEGKIFDGYGFFKNKKQVINGVRVIRSLLLPRGKGGGLRLFTNYYSFAFFASIKAFFLGINNRFDAIIVHEPSPITQYYPALLMNKLWKIPVYFWVMDLWPESLSIAGGIKNKFILNYYSKVIKNFYKNAEKLLVTSKGFRSAINEKGDFDDKIVYFPNWAEDSISDGNKDFPIPKMPDGFKVMFAGNIGEAQDLENIMKAAVQLKANKNIKFILVGDGRKMPFVKNFIEEHKLTDTVSVMGRFPVEAMSSFFDKADIMLVTLKDDPIFNLTVPAKLQAYMSASKPVIAMLNGEGAQNVIDAECGFVVAAGDYSSLAKTILTASELSYEQLQKLGSNSRKYYEMNFKMSACISNLESIISKEN; this comes from the coding sequence GTGAATATTTTAATAATTACCCAATATTTTTATCCCGAAAATTTTAAAAGCAACGATTTAGCTTTTGAACTAAAGAATCGTGGACATAATGTAACTGTTTTAACAGGAATACCAAATTATCCTGAAGGCAAAATATTTGATGGATATGGCTTTTTTAAAAATAAAAAGCAAGTCATAAATGGTGTAAGAGTAATAAGGTCATTACTGTTACCAAGAGGAAAAGGTGGTGGCTTACGCTTATTTACAAATTATTACAGCTTCGCTTTTTTTGCATCCATAAAAGCTTTTTTCCTTGGAATAAATAATCGGTTTGATGCCATTATTGTACATGAACCTTCACCTATAACACAATATTATCCAGCTTTACTCATGAACAAACTGTGGAAAATACCTGTTTATTTTTGGGTAATGGATTTGTGGCCGGAAAGTTTATCTATTGCTGGAGGTATTAAAAATAAATTTATTCTAAATTATTATTCCAAGGTTATTAAAAACTTTTACAAAAATGCTGAAAAATTATTAGTAACCTCTAAAGGTTTTAGAAGTGCAATCAATGAAAAAGGAGATTTTGATGATAAGATAGTATATTTTCCAAATTGGGCTGAAGATTCTATTTCAGATGGTAATAAAGATTTTCCCATTCCAAAAATGCCTGACGGATTTAAAGTTATGTTTGCCGGAAACATTGGCGAAGCTCAGGATCTGGAAAATATTATGAAAGCGGCAGTTCAATTGAAGGCCAATAAAAACATTAAATTTATTTTGGTTGGAGACGGAAGAAAAATGCCATTTGTTAAAAATTTTATTGAAGAACATAAACTTACCGATACGGTTTCAGTTATGGGAAGATTTCCTGTTGAAGCAATGTCTAGTTTTTTTGATAAAGCAGATATAATGCTTGTTACTTTAAAGGATGATCCCATATTTAATTTAACTGTTCCAGCCAAATTACAGGCATATATGAGTGCTTCAAAACCTGTGATTGCGATGCTGAATGGAGAAGGAGCACAGAATGTCATTGATGCTGAATGTGGTTTTGTAGTTGCGGCTGGAGATTATTCTTCATTAGCGAAAACAATATTAACTGCATCAGAATTATCATATGAACAATTACAAAAATTGGGGAGTAACAGCAGGAAGTATTATGAAATGAATTTTAAAATGTCTGCATGTATATCTAATTTAGAAAGTATAATTTCAAAAGAAAACTGA
- a CDS encoding aminotransferase class I/II-fold pyridoxal phosphate-dependent enzyme has translation MKKKIWLSSPHLSGHEMQYIQEAFDENWITSIGKNIDEFEYSLAQYMEMDNHIVALNSATSAIHIALILLGTNSQDEIITSSFSFVASANPIIYCGATPIFIDSEEDTWNMCPIALEQAIKDRISKGKKPKAIIVVHLYGMPAKMDEILKIAEEYEITVIEDAAEALGSSYKGKSCGTFGRFGILSFNGNKIITTSGGGALVCHTQEDKDKAVFLSTQARDPAPHYQHSHIGYNYRMSNIVAGIGRGQMEVLKDRIEARRKMHDFYISLFKDIKGIKVFSEPTDEYYSNHWLSAIIIDPEIAGKTREELRMALLEENIESRPLWKPMHLQPVFSTSPYYETDVSEKLFENGLCLPSGSNLTESDKKRITDVIVDFFSDH, from the coding sequence ATGAAAAAAAAGATCTGGCTTTCCTCACCTCACCTTTCAGGACATGAAATGCAGTATATTCAGGAAGCGTTTGATGAGAACTGGATCACTTCAATAGGAAAAAATATTGATGAGTTTGAATATTCCCTTGCACAATACATGGAGATGGACAACCATATTGTTGCACTCAATTCTGCCACTTCTGCCATTCATATCGCTCTTATTTTATTGGGAACCAACTCTCAGGATGAAATAATAACCTCTTCATTTTCATTTGTGGCGTCTGCTAATCCTATTATTTACTGTGGTGCCACGCCAATTTTCATAGATTCAGAAGAGGATACCTGGAATATGTGTCCTATTGCTCTGGAGCAGGCAATAAAGGACAGGATATCAAAAGGTAAAAAGCCAAAGGCTATCATTGTCGTTCATCTTTATGGAATGCCTGCAAAGATGGACGAAATTCTGAAGATTGCTGAAGAATATGAAATTACTGTTATTGAGGATGCTGCCGAAGCATTAGGCTCATCATACAAAGGGAAGTCCTGCGGAACATTCGGGCGTTTCGGGATTTTATCGTTTAATGGCAATAAAATTATTACCACTTCAGGTGGCGGTGCGTTAGTTTGCCATACGCAGGAAGATAAGGATAAAGCAGTTTTTCTTTCCACCCAGGCAAGAGACCCTGCTCCCCATTATCAGCATTCCCATATTGGATATAACTACCGTATGAGCAATATCGTAGCGGGAATTGGTAGAGGGCAAATGGAAGTTTTGAAAGACAGGATTGAAGCAAGAAGAAAAATGCATGACTTTTACATCAGTCTTTTCAAGGATATTAAAGGGATAAAAGTTTTTTCTGAACCCACAGATGAATATTATTCCAATCATTGGTTATCAGCAATCATTATTGATCCTGAAATTGCAGGAAAAACAAGAGAAGAATTAAGGATGGCACTTTTAGAAGAAAATATAGAGTCCCGGCCCTTGTGGAAACCGATGCATTTACAGCCGGTATTTTCAACATCTCCCTATTATGAAACCGATGTTTCTGAAAAACTATTTGAGAACGGTCTATGCCTGCCTTCAGGATCCAATTTGACTGAATCGGATAAAAAAAGGATTACAGATGTAATCGTTGATTTTTTTTCTGACCATTGA
- the wecB gene encoding non-hydrolyzing UDP-N-acetylglucosamine 2-epimerase produces MKKLKVMTVVGTRPEIIRLSRVLDALDTSEAIEHTIVHTGQNYDYELNQIFFDDLGLRKPDYFLEAAGKTATETVGNILIKIDPLLEELKPDAFLVLGDTNSCLCAIPAKKRHIPIFHMEAGNRCFDQRVPEETNRKIVDHTSDINLTYSDIAREYLLREGLPADRIIKTGSPMFEVLTHYLPQINASKVLEKLNLQQDKFFVVSSHREENINYEKNFRGLMDSLNAIAEKYKYPIIVSTHPRTKNMIDKMKIDMRPEIQFLKPLGFHDYNALQKNAYAVLSDSGTISEESSILNFRALNIRQAHERPEAMEEASVMMVGLSPERILQGLTQVLQQKVGEERNFRKVSDYSMPNVSDKLVRIIISYTDYIKRTVWSEEI; encoded by the coding sequence ATGAAAAAACTTAAAGTAATGACGGTCGTAGGAACAAGGCCGGAAATTATTAGATTGTCAAGAGTATTGGACGCCTTGGATACATCCGAAGCAATAGAACATACTATCGTTCATACTGGCCAGAATTACGACTATGAACTGAATCAGATCTTTTTTGACGATTTAGGACTTCGTAAACCGGACTATTTTTTAGAAGCCGCAGGAAAGACTGCTACAGAAACAGTAGGAAATATTTTAATTAAGATTGATCCTCTACTTGAAGAACTTAAACCTGATGCATTTTTGGTTTTAGGTGATACCAATTCTTGTTTATGTGCCATCCCGGCAAAGAAAAGGCATATCCCAATTTTCCATATGGAAGCTGGAAACAGATGCTTCGATCAGAGGGTTCCTGAAGAAACCAACCGTAAAATTGTCGATCATACCTCGGATATTAATTTGACATATTCAGACATTGCAAGAGAATATCTGTTAAGAGAAGGTTTGCCTGCAGACAGAATTATTAAAACCGGTTCACCGATGTTTGAGGTTCTAACTCATTATTTACCTCAGATTAACGCATCAAAAGTTCTCGAAAAATTAAATTTACAACAAGATAAATTTTTTGTAGTGTCATCACACAGAGAAGAGAATATCAATTATGAAAAAAATTTCAGAGGTTTAATGGATTCTTTAAATGCCATCGCAGAAAAGTATAAATATCCTATTATTGTTTCTACGCATCCCCGGACAAAAAATATGATTGATAAAATGAAGATCGATATGCGTCCTGAAATCCAGTTCTTAAAGCCTTTGGGCTTCCATGATTATAATGCTTTGCAGAAAAATGCATATGCTGTACTTTCAGATTCTGGAACGATTTCTGAAGAGTCTTCCATATTAAATTTTAGAGCTTTAAATATACGGCAGGCTCATGAAAGGCCAGAAGCGATGGAAGAGGCGAGTGTAATGATGGTAGGTCTATCACCAGAGCGTATTTTACAAGGGTTGACTCAAGTTTTACAGCAAAAAGTTGGTGAAGAAAGAAATTTTAGAAAAGTTTCTGATTATTCGATGCCAAACGTTTCGGATAAATTAGTTCGAATTATTATTTCTTATACAGATTATATTAAAAGGACGGTTTGGTCTGAGGAAATTTAG